The following are from one region of the Ptychodera flava strain L36383 chromosome 15, AS_Pfla_20210202, whole genome shotgun sequence genome:
- the LOC139151606 gene encoding large ribosomal subunit protein mL62-like: protein MLRSACIRQLRAMGLICRSHSLQFSPRTISTNDFKSVYSLDKLYPNSNPEFGVPYSPHSTQEDSDKFTGHIPIDQLTIKYSRSSGPGGQNVNKVNSKVDLRFHVPSAEWIPEDIRNKMMEKFKTKINARGELIVTSDRTRMQIKNLADCLQKVREMVEEASQKPKELSDKDKTIRRLRTERAHRERLRQKKLHSTKKQDRNVYVD from the exons ATGTTGAGAAGCGCATGCATACGACAGCTTCGAGCTATGGGACTCATTTGCAGGTCACATAGCCTGCAGTTTTCACCGAGAACAATCAGTACCAACGATTTCAAAAGCGTGTATAGTTTAGACAAATTGTATCCGAACAGTAACCCAGAGTTCGGAGTGCCATACTCACCCCACAGTACTCAGG AGGATTCTGATAAATTTACTGGTCATATACCAATAG accaaCTCACAATCAAATACAGTCGTAGCAGTGGACCAGGAGGgcagaatgtaaacaaag tGAACTCAAAAGTAGATCTAAGATTCCATGTTCCTAGTGCAGAATGGATCCCTGAAGATATCAGGAACAAAATGATGGAAAAG tttaaaacaaaaatcaatgctAGAGGAGAGCTTATAGTTACATCAGATAGAACAAGAATGCAAATTAAGAATTTAGCAGACTGCCTTCAAAAAGTCCGAGAAATGGTGGAAGAGGCTAGCCAGAAACCAAAAGAACTCTCGGACAAAGATAAAACAATTAGAAGACTACG GACAGAGAGAGCTCACAGAGAAAGACTAAGGCAGAAAAAACTACATTCAACCAAAAAACAAGATCGAAATGTTTATGTAGACTGA
- the LOC139151605 gene encoding testis-specific serine/threonine-protein kinase 5-like, whose protein sequence is MGSKASKSRSDISIKVQKKGDIWLPTHGKSTVEANGYFVDRIIGYGPYTKVKLAHCKTTNRQVAIKYISKKRAPSDIIDKFFYREISCFKRLNGHPNVIALYDLLETEDNIYIIMEYAEGGDLLTYINDKGHLDEEEARFLFKQILTGVSFLHDKGLVHRDIKCDNILLDNNHVVKLADFGFSTKFGRRSSLLTTFCGSYVYTAPEILEGDKYDGRKADIWSLGVVLYAMLCGRLPFKDTDLSVLTRSMKKRIHFHNKVSKDCREIVRAMLTVNPKNRVNLKDLKSMDWMFKPIDITTLSHGTPATYSTMSLASNASTGSYLANPSAEHGFTCSQRGYGKYRGSTLVTDVLKAVAVRHVTEEESQMNLVGYRKPSSKTSKIGVCGPAGRRISVQISQGQLNVGGGQPQQRRMSLGAGAPTPSERRASLRRGSLALGSSQIHMPTTALMASVTRMREDQVDKDLHALHYSTGAKVAAAAGNGRKKSAECTRRNSVFTETMKLKGTDMDPEELERIAKLKSKMSHCTED, encoded by the exons ATGGGGAGTAAGGCGAGCAAATCGCGATCGGACATCTCCATCAAAGTTCAAAAGAAGGGGGACATCTGGTTGCCGACGCACGGCAAATCCACCGTCGAGGCAAATGGCTACTTCGTCGACCGCATCATCGGATACGGGCCGTACACGAAAGTCAAACTGGCGCACTGCAAAACAACCAATAGGCAAGTCGCCATCAAGTACATCAGTAAAAAGAGAGCGCCGAGTGACATTATCGATAAATTCTTCTATAGAGAAATTTCGTGTTTCAAAAGACTGAACGGCCATCCAAATGTG ATTGCGCTGTACGACCTGCTCGAAACAGAAGACAATATCTACATTATCATGGAATACGCAGAGGGTGGAGATCTTCTCACTTACATCAACGATAAAG GTCATCTCGACGAAGAAGAGGCgcgttttcttttcaaacagATTTTGACCGGTGTTTCATTCCTCCATGATAAGGGACTCGTGCATCGAGATATCAAATGCGACAACATCCTCCTGGACAACAATCATGTGGTCAAACTTGCAG ACTTTGGGTTTTCGACCAAGTTCGGTCGCAGGAGTAGTCTATTGACAACATTCTGCGGTTCCTACGTGTACACCGCCCCCGAAATCTTGGAGGGAGACAAATACGATGGACGCAAAGCAGATATATGGAGTTTGG GTGTTGTTCTATACGCCATGCTTTGCGGGCGTCTCCCCTTCAAAGACACCGATCTATCTGTGCTGACAAGGTCGATGAAGAAACGCATCCACTTCCACAACAAAGTTTCCAAAG ACTGTCGTGAAATCGTACGTGCAATGCTGACTGTAAACCCGAAGAATAGGGTTAACCTGAAAGACTTGAAGAGTATGGACTGGATGTTCAAACCAATCGATATAACCACACTGTCGCACGGCACACCGGCCACCTATTCCACCATGTCACTAG CATCCAACGCTAGCACAGGGTCGTATCTGGCAAACCCGTCCGCAGAACACGGTTTCACGTGCAGTCAGCGAGGATATGGCAAATACAGAGGGTCTACCCTGGTGACTGATGTTTTGAAAGCCGTCGCAGTTCGACA TGTTACTGAAGAAGAAAGCCAGATGAATCTCGTCGGATACCGCAAACCTTCTTCTAAAACATCAAAGATCGGAGTGTGTGGACCAGCCGGGAGACGTATAAGCGTACAAATCAGCCAAGGACAGT TGAATGTTGGCGGTGGCCAGCCTCAACAGCGGCGTATGAGTCTCGGCGCAGGGGCACCGACTCCATCTGAGCGTCGTGCTAGCCTCCGCAGGGGCAGCCTTGCCCTTGGCAGTTCCCAAATCCACATGCCGACGACGGCACTCATGGCTTCTGTGACCCGAATGCGAGAAGATCAGGTGGACAAGGATCTCCACGCCCTTCATTACAGCACTGGGGCAAAAGTGGCCGCCGCTGCCGGCAACGGTCGTAAAAAGTCCGCCGAGTGTACCAGAAGGAATTCGGTGTTCACTGAAACCATGAAGCTCAAGGGAACCGACATGGACCCGGAGGAGCTGGAGAGAATCGCTAAGTTGAAATCTAAGATGTCTCATTGCACAGAGGATTGA